In the Drosophila gunungcola strain Sukarami unplaced genomic scaffold, Dgunungcola_SK_2 000001F, whole genome shotgun sequence genome, one interval contains:
- the LOC128261894 gene encoding LOW QUALITY PROTEIN: enoyl-CoA delta isomerase 1, mitochondrial (The sequence of the model RefSeq protein was modified relative to this genomic sequence to represent the inferred CDS: deleted 1 base in 1 codon), with the protein MLQSNLLRFVARGGSKRWMSTATKLTTVEVNDKTGIATITMNRPPVNSLNVQLLVDLQSSIREVENNKSRGLILTSALSNVFSAGLDIMEMYNTDKERLRVIWTELQKAWIALYGTSLPTAAAINGHAPAGGCLLATACEYRVMLPKFLIGLNEAQLGIIAPKWLMSGFLNVLPQRVAERALTQGRLFTTEEAIEEGLVDEIVNSKKEALERCAAFIGSFAKVNPLARGLTKLQFRADNFKEFEKIREKDLADFMALASRPEVQSVMGIYLENLRKKGKK; encoded by the exons ATGCTCCAGTCGAATCTCTTAAGATTTGTGGCTCGCGGGGGCTCGAAAAGATGGATGTCCACTGCCACCAAGTTGACCACAGTGGAGGTCAACGATAAGACCGGAATCGCTACCATTACAATGAATCGGCCTCCGGTCAATAGCCTAAACGTCCAA TTATTGGTGGACTTGCAGTCTTCCATCAGAGAAGTCGAGAACAACAAAAGCCGGGGCCTCATTTTAACCTCC gcaCTTTCCAATGTGTTTTCAGCTGGCCTGGATATCATGGAAATGTATAACACGGACAAGGAGCGACTCCGAGTCATTTGGACAGAACTGCAAAAAGCCTGGATTGCCCTCTACGGGACCAGTTTGCCCACTGCAGCAGCCATCAAT GGTCACGCCCCAGCTGGAGGATGCCTCCTGGCTACCGCCTGTGAGTATCGGGTGATGCTGCCCAAATTCTTGATCGGACTGAACGAAGCCCAGCTGGGAATCATCGCCCCCAAGTGGCTGATGTCCGGATTCCTTAACGTTCTGCCCCAGCGAGTGGCAGAGCGTGCTCTCACCCAAGGGCGCCTCTTTACCACGGAGGAAGCTATCGAGGAAGGCCTGGTGGATGAGATCGTCAACTCCAAGAAGGAGGCCCTGGAAAGATGCGCTGCCTTCATCGGCAGCTTTGCTAAGGTCAATCCACTGGCTCGTGGACTGACCAAACTACAATTCCGTGCGGACAATTTCAAGGAGTTTGAAAAGATTCGCGAAAAAGATTTGGCCGATTTCATGGCCCTAGCCTCTCGACCAGAGGTGCAGAGTGTTATGGGCATTTATCTTGAAAACCTTAGGAAAAAGGGAAAGAAGTAA